A genomic stretch from Methanocella sp. includes:
- a CDS encoding flavodoxin family protein: MKVLLVNGSPHKNGSTHTALTEVAKTLNEEGIDTEIFWIGIKPLAGCIACKKCAKTGRCAFNDRVNDFLDIAKDTDGYIFGSPVHYASVTGAMTSFMDRVFQVNSQSSNQSFYLKPAAAVVCARRAGTTATFDQLNKYFTISEMPVISSRYWNMVHGAKPEDLEKDLEGLQTMRVLARNMAFFLKCKDAGLKTGVPLPVREEKIYTNFIRD, translated from the coding sequence ATGAAGGTATTGTTGGTAAATGGTAGTCCTCACAAGAATGGTAGCACTCATACTGCTCTTACTGAAGTAGCTAAAACCTTGAATGAAGAAGGTATCGACACAGAAATTTTCTGGATTGGCATAAAGCCGCTTGCCGGCTGTATCGCCTGCAAGAAATGCGCTAAAACCGGTCGCTGTGCGTTTAATGACCGGGTCAACGATTTTCTTGACATTGCCAAAGATACTGATGGCTATATTTTTGGGTCGCCCGTGCATTATGCCTCAGTAACCGGTGCGATGACATCCTTCATGGATCGCGTATTCCAGGTCAACTCGCAGTCCAGCAATCAATCTTTTTACTTAAAACCGGCGGCCGCTGTTGTTTGCGCAAGGAGAGCGGGGACGACGGCCACTTTTGACCAGCTCAATAAATATTTCACCATTTCAGAGATGCCTGTCATTTCTTCACGTTACTGGAATATGGTTCATGGAGCAAAACCGGAAGATTTAGAAAAGGACCTAGAAGGCTTACAGACCATGCGTGTTCTTGCAAGGAACATGGCGTTTTTCTTGAAGTGCAAAGATGCTGGCCTCAAAACAGGAGTACCACTCCCGGTGCGGGAAGAAAAAATATACACAAACTTTATACGCGATTGA
- a CDS encoding helix-turn-helix domain-containing protein, whose amino-acid sequence MINNRKTCTYHCEVDAAFAIMGGRWKAQIIWHISDGNPRFKELRNMLKTVSQRMLSKQLKELEDDGLVTRTVYTEVPIRVEYQLTEAGRALLPIMKELGTWVKEKCPEIVKRIEQ is encoded by the coding sequence ATGATCAATAATAGAAAAACTTGTACATACCACTGCGAGGTTGACGCCGCCTTCGCCATCATGGGCGGGAGATGGAAGGCCCAGATCATCTGGCATATATCGGACGGGAATCCCAGATTCAAAGAACTTCGAAATATGCTGAAAACAGTTAGCCAACGCATGCTCTCCAAACAACTAAAAGAACTGGAAGACGACGGCCTCGTCACCCGCACCGTATATACAGAAGTCCCCATACGTGTAGAATACCAGCTAACCGAAGCAGGTCGAGCCCTCTTACCAATCATGAAAGAACTCGGCACATGGGTCAAGGAGAAATGCCCAGAAATCGTAAAGAGAATTGAACAATAG